A single window of Nocardioides baekrokdamisoli DNA harbors:
- a CDS encoding beta-propeller domain-containing protein codes for MTHLEDLWAQFPSSKPPTAAIVAAGKGPFGVRPRRVTLFVAAATVAAGAVVATSLISPGKSGPSNSVAVPGTSGSLKYVAFQADLAPASSCDALLTAYQQRAMAKVTPYGWNGGGYYLSGRRYYTPADAPIPMPGVVHGTAMNDLISGQMSLQQSAPQAALGSLNGALVKRSAQSPKLLAQGNSATGTNVQEFGVDEPDSVKTNGTLIARLNGNTLAVYDASGDTVKQRGTIGLPYFGGGTILMSGTTVIASGYDADPAASIKGGTRVDTISLSDPDHPTVTSSVVYAGGSITALRQQGSTVRLIMASGLPQLKFTYPQQGKRTNAQALATNKHLIAMTTLKDWVPTYDSGSGAQQLLPCTNVAVPPAGVPLGTTSIVSFDVSNPTGLNAIGVAGTLGNAYESQHDLYLTVGGNAGGCYAVMCPRFAMGNLRPCCFNGTSDGLTTVLQFKLDSLRTTHVATGQVQGTIQDSWSMDEFNGVLRVVTTRYATNSHVNVIETLVPHGARLVRQGLLTGLGENQTLTAARWFNNVAIVSTTQQIDPLYTIDLSDTAHPRQLGALHLPGDTEYIHPISPTRFLTVSLQRVDRAGSYMQVALFDTTDLAHVKQLAQVSAGGNTSSLAGQDPKTFTWLPDRQTALTSFWAPKGLFLGAYAVHSDHTLTQKLYPLASNDGSARTFEVGNGKVVLVNGGSVAFLTM; via the coding sequence ATGACTCATCTTGAAGATCTCTGGGCACAGTTCCCTTCGTCCAAGCCACCGACGGCAGCGATCGTCGCCGCCGGCAAAGGCCCCTTCGGCGTACGTCCTCGGCGCGTCACTCTTTTCGTCGCAGCGGCCACCGTCGCGGCGGGGGCCGTGGTCGCAACGAGTCTGATCTCCCCCGGGAAGTCGGGACCGAGCAACTCCGTTGCCGTCCCGGGCACATCCGGATCCTTGAAGTACGTCGCCTTCCAGGCCGACCTGGCACCCGCATCGTCGTGCGATGCGTTGCTGACGGCGTACCAGCAGCGCGCCATGGCGAAGGTGACGCCGTACGGCTGGAACGGTGGCGGCTACTACCTCAGCGGCAGGCGGTACTACACGCCGGCCGACGCACCGATCCCAATGCCAGGCGTGGTCCACGGCACCGCCATGAACGATCTCATCTCGGGTCAGATGTCCCTGCAGCAATCCGCTCCGCAGGCGGCGCTTGGCTCACTAAACGGCGCTCTGGTGAAGCGGAGTGCCCAGTCGCCCAAACTCCTCGCCCAGGGGAACTCCGCCACCGGCACGAACGTCCAGGAGTTCGGTGTCGATGAACCCGACTCGGTCAAGACCAACGGCACCCTGATTGCCCGTCTCAACGGCAACACGCTCGCCGTGTACGACGCGAGCGGCGACACCGTGAAGCAGCGCGGCACGATCGGCCTCCCCTACTTCGGCGGCGGCACGATCCTGATGTCGGGGACGACCGTGATCGCCAGCGGATACGACGCCGATCCCGCGGCATCGATCAAGGGCGGCACTCGAGTCGACACCATCTCGCTGAGCGATCCCGACCACCCCACCGTCACCTCGTCGGTGGTGTACGCCGGCGGCAGCATCACCGCGCTGCGCCAGCAGGGATCGACGGTCCGGCTCATCATGGCGAGCGGGCTTCCGCAGTTGAAGTTCACCTACCCGCAGCAGGGCAAGCGGACCAACGCCCAGGCGCTGGCGACCAACAAGCACCTGATCGCGATGACCACGCTCAAGGACTGGGTCCCGACGTACGACTCGGGCAGCGGGGCACAGCAACTGCTTCCGTGCACGAACGTCGCCGTCCCCCCGGCTGGCGTACCGCTGGGCACCACCAGCATCGTGAGTTTCGACGTCAGCAACCCGACCGGGCTCAACGCCATCGGCGTGGCCGGCACGCTCGGCAACGCGTACGAGTCCCAGCACGATCTCTACCTGACGGTCGGCGGCAACGCCGGCGGCTGCTACGCGGTGATGTGCCCGAGGTTCGCGATGGGCAACCTCCGTCCGTGCTGCTTCAACGGCACCAGCGACGGCCTGACGACGGTCCTGCAGTTCAAGCTCGACAGCCTGCGTACGACGCATGTGGCTACCGGTCAGGTCCAGGGGACGATCCAGGACAGCTGGTCGATGGACGAATTCAACGGCGTCCTCCGGGTCGTCACCACCCGGTACGCGACGAACTCGCACGTCAATGTGATCGAGACCCTGGTCCCGCACGGCGCCCGTCTGGTCCGGCAGGGTCTGCTGACCGGCCTGGGCGAGAACCAGACGCTCACTGCGGCTCGCTGGTTCAACAACGTGGCGATCGTGTCGACGACCCAACAGATCGATCCGCTCTACACGATCGATCTCAGCGACACCGCCCACCCGAGGCAGCTGGGCGCACTGCACCTGCCGGGCGACACCGAGTACATCCACCCGATCTCGCCGACCCGCTTCCTGACGGTCAGCCTGCAGCGGGTCGACCGTGCCGGGAGTTACATGCAGGTCGCGCTCTTCGACACGACGGACTTGGCACACGTGAAGCAACTGGCACAAGTCTCCGCAGGCGGGAACACGTCGAGTCTGGCCGGGCAGGATCCGAAGACCTTCACCTGGCTGCCCGACCGCCAGACCGCGCTGACCTCGTTCTGGGCACCCAAGGGCCTGTTCCTCGGCGCGTACGCCGTCCACAGCGACCACACCCTTACGCAGAAGCTCTACCCGCTCGCGAGCAACGACGGCAGCGCGCGAACCTTCGAGGTCGGCAACGGCAAAGTGGTGCTCGTCAACGGCGGTTCGGTCGCCTTCCTCACGATGTAG
- a CDS encoding saccharopine dehydrogenase family protein: protein MAEREFDIVLFGATGFTGGLTAAYLAKNAPSDLRWALAGRSRTKLEDVRTRLGKPDLELIEADVNDEASLASLAARTKSIVTTVGPYLEYGEPLVKACAEAGTDYLDLTGEPEFVDRMYVKYHRTAAESGARLIHACGFDSIPHDIGAMFTVKELGGDGPITVRGVVRSNGTFSGGTFHSALSQMSRGRQMVAAAKERRAMEERNPRVHLKAGRPSKDPVLGYYLLPLPTIDPTIVGRSASLRGDYGSDFTYSHFAGTKTIAYAAGGSVAVAGLMGAAQIKPVREFLGSKVPQGTGPSQSKRDATWFTVDFVGESLGRQVHTRISGGDPGYTETSRMLAEAALCLTLDKNPKTAGQVTPAAAMGEKLQKRLEKFLKFEVL from the coding sequence ATGGCTGAGCGAGAGTTCGACATCGTCCTGTTCGGTGCCACCGGTTTCACCGGAGGCCTCACCGCTGCGTACCTGGCGAAGAATGCGCCGAGCGATCTGCGGTGGGCGCTCGCCGGCCGCAGCCGCACCAAGCTTGAGGACGTACGGACGCGTCTAGGCAAGCCGGACCTGGAGCTGATCGAGGCGGACGTCAACGACGAGGCGTCGCTGGCTTCGCTGGCGGCGCGTACGAAGTCGATCGTCACCACCGTCGGCCCCTACCTCGAGTACGGCGAGCCGCTGGTCAAGGCCTGCGCCGAGGCAGGCACGGACTATCTCGACCTCACCGGCGAGCCGGAGTTCGTCGACCGAATGTACGTGAAGTACCACCGCACCGCCGCCGAGAGCGGTGCGCGGCTGATCCACGCGTGCGGCTTCGACTCGATCCCGCACGACATCGGCGCGATGTTCACGGTCAAGGAACTCGGAGGCGACGGCCCGATCACCGTTCGGGGTGTCGTGCGCAGCAACGGCACCTTCTCCGGAGGCACCTTCCACTCAGCGCTGTCGCAGATGAGTCGCGGCCGCCAGATGGTCGCGGCCGCCAAGGAACGCCGGGCGATGGAGGAGCGCAACCCGCGCGTCCACCTCAAGGCCGGCCGGCCGAGCAAGGACCCGGTGCTGGGCTACTACCTGCTGCCACTGCCGACCATCGACCCGACCATCGTGGGCCGCAGCGCCTCCCTGCGCGGCGACTACGGCAGCGACTTCACCTACTCCCACTTCGCCGGTACCAAGACCATCGCGTACGCCGCGGGCGGCTCGGTGGCGGTCGCCGGTCTGATGGGCGCCGCACAGATCAAGCCAGTACGCGAGTTCCTCGGGTCGAAGGTGCCGCAGGGCACCGGACCGTCACAGTCCAAGCGAGACGCGACTTGGTTCACGGTCGACTTCGTCGGCGAATCGCTGGGTCGCCAGGTACACACCCGGATCTCCGGCGGCGACCCCGGCTACACGGAGACGTCGCGGATGCTCGCCGAGGCGGCGCTGTGCCTGACACTGGACAAGAACCCGAAGACCGCGGGCCAGGTCACCCCGGCCGCGGCGATGGGCGAGAAGTTGCAGAAGCGACTCGAGAAGTTCCTCAAGTTCGAGGTGCTCTGA
- a CDS encoding response regulator transcription factor, giving the protein MGKILVVEDEAVMANAVASGLRRHGFVVDCAEDGHVALSKAELVPYDVVLLDRDLPVIHGDEVCRRLRELGCPSRILMLTAARSVPDRVDGLRMGADDYLTKPYAFAELLARVEALMRRPEQPLEQIVEVAGLVIDRARRRVERGGVAIDLSVKEFGVLEVLAAQPGAVISAETLLDRVWDEMADPFTNAVRVTMVGLRRKLGEPSLITTMRGVGYRLDPAGAAVET; this is encoded by the coding sequence GTGGGCAAGATCCTTGTCGTCGAAGACGAGGCCGTGATGGCGAATGCCGTCGCGTCCGGACTCAGACGCCATGGTTTCGTCGTCGACTGCGCCGAGGACGGTCACGTCGCGCTGTCGAAGGCCGAGTTGGTGCCGTACGACGTCGTGCTGCTCGACCGCGACCTGCCGGTGATCCACGGCGACGAGGTGTGTCGCCGACTGCGTGAGCTCGGCTGCCCGAGCCGGATCCTGATGCTCACCGCGGCTCGCTCGGTGCCCGATCGCGTGGATGGTCTCCGGATGGGCGCCGATGACTACCTGACCAAGCCGTACGCATTCGCCGAACTGCTGGCTCGCGTGGAGGCGTTGATGCGGCGCCCCGAACAACCGCTCGAGCAGATCGTCGAGGTCGCCGGTCTGGTGATCGACCGCGCCCGTCGACGGGTCGAACGCGGTGGAGTGGCGATCGATCTGAGCGTGAAGGAGTTCGGCGTGCTCGAGGTCCTCGCAGCCCAGCCGGGCGCGGTGATCAGTGCCGAGACCCTGCTGGATCGGGTCTGGGACGAGATGGCCGATCCGTTCACCAACGCCGTACGCGTGACGATGGTCGGCCTGCGTCGCAAACTGGGCGAGCCGTCACTGATCACGACGATGCGCGGCGTCGGGTATCGACTCGACCCGGCCGGCGCGGCGGTGGAGACATGA
- a CDS encoding sensor histidine kinase, translating into MRGVRLTARLRLTLIYSTLFVAFGTALLAVNYRLLTQGLPTGGQFTSTTVLGTGAKSTSLPTLPPGSLRPLHPLHSLQPLPIEGSGTGGKSGTLAVATAISQYRGDTLHQLLRNSVIVLLIGVIVVAAVVWLIARWVLAPLRRITDAARRVSGQDLSGRVALSGPRDELFDLARTLNGTFDRLEAAFDHERRLIANTSHELRTPVANQRTLLEVVLDNPGATADELREACVISLAQTRRTEALIDGMLALAGAEHAELDLQPLRLDELVQHVVAEVDTTAVTVEIDVPPVTVVGDELYCRILIGNLINNAVGHNVGAGWVTISTTSGTDGTNLVVSNSSRPLSEDQIAELREPFRRGGAARTGSTRGTGLGLAIVDTIADVHGWTTSFSVPTAGTFQAVVGMATDRGTSAN; encoded by the coding sequence ATGAGGGGCGTACGGCTCACCGCGCGGCTGCGGTTGACGCTCATCTACTCGACCTTGTTCGTTGCCTTCGGAACTGCCCTGCTGGCGGTGAACTATCGGTTGCTGACCCAGGGCCTGCCCACCGGTGGCCAGTTCACGTCAACGACTGTCCTCGGGACCGGCGCGAAATCGACCTCGCTGCCGACGTTGCCTCCGGGCTCGCTCCGTCCGCTCCATCCGCTCCACTCGCTTCAGCCTCTGCCGATCGAAGGCTCCGGCACCGGCGGCAAGTCCGGGACGCTCGCGGTGGCGACCGCGATCTCGCAGTACCGCGGCGACACGCTGCACCAGCTCCTCAGGAACTCGGTGATCGTCCTGTTGATCGGGGTGATCGTCGTGGCTGCGGTGGTCTGGTTGATTGCGCGATGGGTGCTGGCTCCCTTGCGACGGATCACCGACGCGGCCCGTCGGGTGAGCGGCCAGGACCTGTCCGGGCGGGTCGCACTGTCGGGCCCACGCGATGAACTGTTCGACCTCGCCCGGACGTTGAACGGGACATTCGATCGGCTCGAAGCCGCGTTCGACCACGAGCGCCGGCTGATCGCCAACACCTCCCACGAATTGCGTACGCCTGTGGCGAACCAGCGGACCCTCCTCGAGGTCGTGCTGGACAACCCCGGCGCCACGGCGGACGAGCTACGAGAAGCCTGTGTGATCTCGCTCGCGCAGACACGACGCACCGAGGCGCTGATCGACGGCATGCTGGCGCTGGCCGGAGCCGAGCACGCCGAACTCGATCTGCAGCCGCTCCGTCTCGATGAATTGGTCCAACACGTCGTCGCGGAGGTGGACACCACTGCGGTGACGGTGGAGATCGATGTGCCGCCGGTGACGGTGGTCGGCGACGAGCTCTACTGCCGGATCCTGATCGGCAACCTCATCAACAACGCAGTCGGCCACAACGTCGGCGCCGGCTGGGTGACGATCTCAACCACCTCGGGCACCGACGGCACGAATCTGGTCGTGTCCAACAGTTCGCGCCCGCTCAGCGAGGATCAGATCGCCGAACTCAGAGAACCGTTCCGACGGGGCGGCGCGGCGCGTACTGGCTCAACCCGCGGGACCGGTCTCGGCCTGGCGATCGTCGACACGATCGCCGATGTGCACGGCTGGACCACGAGCTTCAGCGTCCCGACTGCAGGCACGTTCCAGGCGGTCGTGGGGATGGCTACCGACCGTGGGACATCGGCCAACTGA